Proteins encoded in a region of the Shewanella polaris genome:
- the rpsB gene encoding 30S ribosomal protein S2 codes for MTTVSMRDMLQAGVHFGHQTRYWNPKMKPFIFGARNGVHIINLEHTVPMFNEALAFISNIASKKGKVLFVGTKRAAGEAIKASALSCDQYYVDHRWLGGMLTNWKTVRQSIKRLKELESQSVDGTFDKLTKKEALMRSRELDKLEKSLGGIKNMGGLPDVLFVIGADHEHIAIKEANNLGIPVVAVVDTNSAPDGVNYIVPGNDDAMRAIRLYTSSVAAAANAGRGQDLAVQAEQDGFVEAV; via the coding sequence ATGACTACTGTTTCAATGCGCGACATGCTTCAAGCTGGTGTTCACTTCGGTCACCAAACTCGTTACTGGAATCCTAAGATGAAGCCTTTCATCTTCGGTGCTCGTAATGGTGTACACATTATCAACCTTGAGCACACTGTACCAATGTTCAACGAAGCGTTAGCTTTCATTAGCAACATTGCTTCTAAGAAAGGTAAAGTTTTATTCGTAGGTACTAAGCGCGCTGCTGGCGAAGCGATTAAAGCATCTGCACTTTCTTGTGATCAGTACTATGTTGATCACCGTTGGTTAGGCGGCATGTTAACCAACTGGAAAACTGTTCGTCAGTCAATCAAGCGTCTTAAAGAGCTAGAAAGCCAGTCTGTAGACGGTACTTTCGACAAGCTTACTAAGAAAGAAGCGTTAATGCGTTCACGCGAATTAGACAAGTTAGAAAAGTCTCTAGGCGGAATCAAGAACATGGGCGGTTTACCTGACGTATTATTCGTTATCGGTGCTGACCATGAGCATATCGCTATTAAAGAAGCAAACAACCTAGGTATCCCAGTTGTTGCAGTTGTTGATACTAACTCTGCTCCAGACGGTGTTAACTACATCGTTCCTGGTAACGACGATGCGATGCGTGCTATTCGTTTGTACACTTCTTCTGTTGCTGCAGCTGCTAACGCTGGCCGTGGTCAAGATTTAGCTGTTCAAGCTGAGCAAGACGGTTTCGTAGAAGCTGTTTAA
- the map gene encoding type I methionyl aminopeptidase, which translates to MSIVIKKADEIEKMRVAGKLAAKVLEVVAPHVKAGVTTDELNDICAKYTEEQGAISAPLNYHGFPKSICTSVNEVVCHGIPCDYALKEGDMINLDITVIKDGYHGDTSKMFLIGEVSAKDKRLSRIAQESLYLAIRKVRPGLKLGEIGTTIEKFIKTSKTGLDKYSIVQDYCGHGIGTGFHEEPQVVHYKNNDKTVLRPGMCFTIEPMINAGRHTTVLDKNDNWTVSTSDGKNSAQWEHTLLVTETGVEILTLREEEDFPRIINH; encoded by the coding sequence ATGAGCATTGTCATCAAAAAAGCAGACGAAATAGAAAAAATGCGAGTAGCAGGTAAATTAGCAGCTAAAGTATTGGAAGTAGTAGCCCCTCACGTTAAAGCGGGGGTCACAACAGATGAATTAAACGACATTTGTGCCAAGTATACCGAAGAGCAAGGTGCCATTTCTGCGCCACTCAATTATCACGGATTTCCGAAGTCTATATGTACTTCAGTTAACGAAGTGGTCTGTCATGGTATTCCTTGTGATTACGCCTTAAAAGAAGGCGATATGATCAATCTAGATATTACGGTGATTAAAGACGGTTATCATGGTGATACTTCAAAAATGTTTTTAATCGGTGAAGTATCAGCTAAAGATAAACGTTTGAGCCGCATTGCCCAAGAAAGTCTATATTTAGCGATTCGAAAAGTGCGTCCTGGTTTAAAATTAGGCGAAATTGGCACTACAATCGAAAAATTTATCAAAACCAGCAAAACAGGGCTTGATAAGTACTCAATCGTGCAAGATTATTGTGGTCACGGTATTGGAACAGGCTTCCATGAAGAACCTCAAGTTGTTCATTATAAAAACAATGACAAAACCGTGCTAAGACCAGGCATGTGCTTTACGATTGAACCTATGATCAATGCAGGTCGTCATACTACTGTTTTGGATAAAAACGATAATTGGACTGTTAGCACATCTGATGGTAAAAATTCAGCACAGTGGGAACACACCTTGTTAGTTACTGAAACGGGTGTAGAAATATTAACGTTACGTGAGGAAGAAGATTTTCCTCGCATCATTAATCACTAG
- the glnD gene encoding bifunctional uridylyltransferase/uridylyl-removing protein GlnD yields the protein MNTALDAKNALIDLNQRLVEQYTAKHPIADIVKHRSQFVDSLLTQTWQNFGLNNGHLTLVAVGGYGRGELHPHSDIDLLFLVDDEPLSAETETQLSQFITYLWDTGLEIGHSVRTIAQTIEQGKADITIATNLIEARLLTGSEFLFDVLYDAIRQQDFWPSYDFYNAKKDEQTARHSKASAFDLEPNIKTCPGGLRDIQTIAWVAMRHFDAATLEELVEHDFLSPAELDELIECQNFLWEIRFALHITANRNENRLLFDLQRQIASLLGYEDATQLAVEQMMKRYYRTVRRVMELNQMLLQLFKRATLGHTQALEIQPINDIYQRRGRYIEVLDDDVFSLHNEEILRLFLLVAKNSNIQGIYAPTLRLLRNARRALTSPLQDNPACRKVFMEILKHPRGIAAFSLMHQHGILSSYLPAWRKIEGQMQFDLFHAYTVDEHTHRLLLNIERFSQAEQKDEFPLGAILINQLPKKGLLVLGAIFHDIAKGRGGDHSKLGSKDAIDFCKLHGMNDHDGRLVAWLVENHLVMSVTAQRRDISDPEVIALFAEKVHDAAHLSYLYCLTVADICATNEKTWNNWKGSLLRDLYFSTQRVLARGKEKPIDVKARVKEIQAKAKKELIRRGLKEKDMDALWSRFKSDYFLRHQPTQVAWHAEAILKHHHDEPLVLMSKNTTRGGTELFIYSKDKPKLFATVMTVLDNKNINVHDANIMTSKDNYALDTFVILEQDGEPIIQLSRIQSIRKALEKALATEKPKLPKFRKLARIMKPFNVATHVSFLPSTRHGTSMMELTTLDTPGLLAKVGDTLYRCNVTLLAAKITTIGERAEDFFILQSQSGTALDEPQQQQLSDALTLALKSSN from the coding sequence ATGAATACTGCGCTGGACGCCAAAAATGCATTAATTGACTTAAACCAGCGCTTAGTTGAGCAATACACTGCAAAACATCCAATTGCTGATATTGTTAAACATCGTAGTCAATTTGTTGATTCCTTGCTAACACAAACTTGGCAAAATTTTGGCCTCAACAATGGCCATCTTACCTTAGTTGCCGTTGGCGGTTATGGTCGAGGTGAGCTGCACCCACATTCAGATATTGACTTACTGTTTTTGGTTGACGATGAACCATTATCAGCTGAAACTGAAACTCAGTTGAGTCAATTTATTACCTACCTGTGGGATACGGGGCTTGAAATAGGCCATAGTGTTCGCACCATCGCCCAAACCATTGAGCAAGGTAAAGCCGACATCACCATTGCCACCAATCTGATTGAAGCCAGACTACTTACCGGCAGTGAATTTCTATTTGATGTGCTATACGATGCCATTCGCCAACAAGACTTTTGGCCCTCTTACGACTTTTATAACGCAAAAAAAGACGAGCAAACCGCTCGTCACAGCAAAGCCAGCGCCTTTGACTTAGAACCTAATATTAAAACCTGCCCTGGTGGATTACGCGATATTCAAACGATTGCTTGGGTAGCAATGCGCCATTTTGATGCCGCAACCTTAGAAGAACTCGTCGAACATGACTTTTTGTCACCAGCAGAATTAGATGAGCTCATTGAATGCCAAAATTTTCTTTGGGAAATCCGCTTTGCATTGCACATCACAGCTAACCGCAACGAAAACCGTTTGTTGTTCGATTTACAACGGCAAATCGCCAGTTTATTAGGTTATGAAGATGCCACCCAGTTAGCCGTTGAACAAATGATGAAGCGTTACTATCGCACGGTCCGCCGCGTGATGGAGCTTAACCAAATGTTACTGCAATTGTTTAAGCGCGCGACATTAGGTCACACTCAAGCATTAGAAATACAGCCTATCAATGATATTTATCAACGTCGTGGACGTTATATTGAAGTGTTAGATGATGATGTGTTTAGCCTTCATAATGAGGAAATATTACGCTTATTCTTATTAGTAGCAAAAAACTCTAATATTCAAGGGATATATGCACCAACCTTAAGGTTGTTGCGTAATGCCCGCAGAGCACTGACCTCGCCCTTACAAGACAATCCGGCCTGTCGTAAGGTCTTTATGGAGATCCTAAAACATCCTCGGGGTATTGCGGCATTTTCATTAATGCATCAACACGGTATTTTATCGTCTTATTTACCTGCTTGGCGCAAGATTGAAGGCCAAATGCAGTTCGACTTATTTCATGCTTATACCGTTGATGAACATACCCATCGATTGCTGCTCAATATTGAGCGTTTTTCACAAGCCGAGCAAAAAGATGAATTCCCACTGGGTGCCATCTTAATTAATCAATTGCCTAAAAAAGGCTTATTGGTATTGGGAGCGATTTTTCATGATATCGCTAAAGGACGTGGCGGCGATCATAGTAAACTAGGTTCAAAAGATGCCATCGATTTTTGCAAATTGCATGGTATGAATGATCATGACGGTCGTTTAGTGGCTTGGTTAGTTGAAAATCACTTAGTGATGTCAGTCACCGCCCAACGCAGAGATATTTCAGATCCAGAAGTAATCGCACTGTTTGCTGAAAAAGTACATGATGCCGCCCACTTGAGTTATTTATATTGCCTCACGGTTGCTGACATTTGTGCCACTAATGAAAAAACGTGGAACAACTGGAAAGGCTCACTATTACGAGATTTGTATTTTTCAACCCAACGAGTATTGGCTCGGGGCAAAGAAAAGCCTATCGATGTCAAAGCACGAGTTAAAGAGATCCAAGCCAAAGCTAAAAAAGAGCTTATTAGACGTGGATTAAAAGAAAAAGACATGGATGCACTCTGGTCTAGGTTCAAATCTGACTACTTTTTACGTCACCAACCAACTCAAGTTGCTTGGCACGCTGAAGCCATTTTAAAACATCATCACGATGAGCCATTAGTATTAATGTCTAAAAATACCACTCGAGGTGGTACTGAACTGTTTATCTATAGCAAAGATAAACCTAAACTGTTTGCAACCGTAATGACGGTGTTAGATAACAAAAACATTAATGTGCATGATGCTAATATCATGACATCAAAAGATAACTATGCACTCGACACCTTTGTTATTCTAGAACAAGATGGTGAACCCATCATTCAACTATCACGCATTCAAAGTATCCGTAAGGCATTAGAAAAAGCCTTAGCCACAGAAAAACCTAAATTACCAAAGTTTAGGAAATTAGCGCGGATCATGAAACCTTTTAATGTTGCGACTCATGTGAGTTTCTTACCTAGTACTCGTCATGGTACAAGTATGATGGAACTAACCACCTTAGACACCCCTGGCTTATTAGCCAAAGTGGGTGACACGCTTTATCGTTGCAACGTAACACTATTGGCCGCCAAAATTACCACTATTGGTGAACGTGCAGAAGATTTTTTTATATTACAAAGCCAAAGTGGTACGGCCTTAGATGAGCCCCAGCAACAGCAACTATCTGACGCGCTAACACTCGCGTTAAAATCATCTAACTAA
- the dapD gene encoding 2,3,4,5-tetrahydropyridine-2,6-dicarboxylate N-succinyltransferase — MEALRQRIEAAFETRQDISPASVEPSVRADVETVINMLDKGQARVAEKIDGEWHVHQWLKKAVLLSFRIFDNGVIEGGDTKYFDKVPQKFSNYDEARFKAEGIRVVPPATVRKGSFIGKNTVLMPSYVNLGAYVDEGTMVDTWATVGSCAQIGKNVHLSGGVGIGGVLEPLQAGPTIIEDNCFIGARSEIVEGVVVEEGSVISMGVYIGQSTRIFDRETGEVHYGRVPAGSVVVSGNLPSACGKYSLYAAIIVKKVDAKTRGKVGINELLRIVD; from the coding sequence ATGGAGGCTTTACGTCAACGCATTGAAGCTGCATTCGAAACACGTCAAGACATCTCACCTGCAAGCGTAGAACCAAGTGTTCGCGCTGATGTGGAAACCGTGATCAATATGCTTGATAAAGGCCAAGCACGAGTTGCTGAAAAAATTGACGGTGAATGGCATGTTCACCAGTGGCTAAAAAAAGCCGTTCTACTGTCTTTCCGCATTTTTGATAATGGCGTGATTGAAGGTGGAGACACCAAGTATTTCGATAAAGTCCCACAGAAATTCAGCAACTATGATGAAGCTCGCTTTAAAGCAGAAGGCATTCGAGTGGTACCACCTGCAACGGTCCGTAAAGGTTCATTTATCGGTAAAAACACCGTATTGATGCCATCTTACGTTAATTTAGGTGCTTATGTTGATGAAGGTACTATGGTTGATACATGGGCAACTGTGGGGTCATGTGCACAGATAGGTAAAAACGTACACTTGTCTGGCGGTGTAGGCATTGGCGGCGTATTAGAGCCTTTACAAGCTGGCCCTACCATTATTGAAGACAACTGCTTTATTGGTGCTCGCAGCGAGATCGTTGAAGGTGTTGTCGTTGAAGAAGGCAGCGTAATTTCAATGGGCGTCTACATTGGACAAAGCACACGTATTTTTGATCGCGAAACCGGTGAAGTGCATTACGGTCGTGTTCCAGCGGGTTCAGTTGTAGTGTCTGGTAACCTACCATCTGCTTGTGGCAAATACAGTTTATATGCTGCGATTATTGTTAAAAAGGTTGACGCAAAAACCCGAGGTAAAGTGGGTATTAATGAACTGTTGCGTATCGTTGATTAA
- a CDS encoding HD domain-containing phosphohydrolase, protein MLQKSNFFLKPSDLPNTVGLCWGIVNNKLELIKLSESLYKLIKKPIVTILKQPLLNSFSALKIDHIDFNQRQTHHVINFVDDKGHALQATLIPIEESDETWCITVIEIELDKAWLTELHPDYHQAIQSSDDWLNQIEEVINASGDVVFTTAIKQGLSLTQSKVGYVHIFDEKNNQITKTAWNDDVEDYFTISKQQTYQADSGIWTETIKTRKAVIHNDLTELIENKTQEDGFFAFKNHLCIPIHYRKKIVGIIGVGNRDKPYTQVDAKSLSIFATILWHSVELPRTMKAVSRQSSIIKMQKEKMTSILVQLIGAISEALELKDAYTAGHQKSVAQLSYLIGEKMGLTPGVLEGLKLGSLIHDIGKLAIPSEILSKPSRLSDAEFGLIKQHPEQGALIVDEVEFPWPIKQMILQHHERLDGSGYPKGLKADDIILEAKIIAVADVADSILSHRPYRPSLGMEVLTQELLKGRGKVFDEVIVDTCLEILAVEDFKEEQYVSGLPLAPVVFLEEFHTLEHAESMIKKAKMDVAVVLSEKERTPIGVIDSNVLAFWHSPFLDTAAERAVDRSLLNKRVHQVMVHKMNMIIDHTILHDAKLMMEKTNASYLIVHNDKQQVVGMLTWRILAAALLNR, encoded by the coding sequence ATGTTACAAAAAAGTAATTTTTTCTTAAAACCATCAGACTTACCTAATACAGTTGGGCTTTGCTGGGGAATTGTTAATAACAAGCTTGAATTAATTAAGCTGAGTGAGTCACTGTATAAATTGATAAAAAAACCCATCGTTACTATTTTGAAACAACCGCTTTTAAATTCATTTTCTGCTCTTAAAATAGACCATATTGATTTTAACCAACGCCAAACTCACCATGTTATCAATTTTGTTGATGATAAAGGCCATGCATTACAAGCTACTTTAATCCCCATAGAAGAAAGTGATGAAACCTGGTGTATTACGGTCATTGAAATAGAGTTAGATAAAGCTTGGTTAACAGAGTTACACCCTGATTATCATCAGGCGATTCAGTCTAGTGATGATTGGCTTAATCAAATTGAAGAAGTGATTAATGCGAGTGGTGATGTGGTTTTTACTACCGCAATAAAACAAGGCCTGTCGTTAACTCAATCAAAAGTGGGTTATGTACATATTTTCGATGAAAAGAATAACCAAATAACTAAAACAGCTTGGAATGATGATGTAGAAGATTACTTTACTATCTCTAAGCAACAAACTTATCAAGCTGATTCTGGTATTTGGACAGAAACTATTAAGACTCGTAAAGCGGTTATTCATAACGATTTGACTGAACTGATTGAAAATAAAACGCAAGAGGATGGTTTTTTCGCTTTTAAAAATCACCTGTGTATTCCTATTCATTATCGTAAAAAAATTGTGGGTATTATTGGCGTTGGTAATAGAGACAAACCCTATACTCAAGTGGATGCCAAATCGTTAAGCATTTTTGCAACTATTTTGTGGCACAGTGTCGAACTGCCTCGTACCATGAAGGCTGTGTCAAGGCAGTCGAGCATTATTAAAATGCAAAAAGAAAAGATGACCTCGATTCTAGTGCAGCTGATCGGCGCTATTTCAGAAGCGCTTGAGCTCAAAGATGCTTACACAGCAGGACATCAAAAGTCAGTCGCACAGTTAAGTTATCTTATTGGTGAAAAAATGGGCTTAACCCCCGGGGTTTTGGAAGGATTAAAACTGGGGTCATTGATCCACGATATTGGCAAACTGGCTATTCCAAGCGAAATTTTATCTAAGCCATCGCGGTTAAGTGACGCAGAGTTTGGTCTCATTAAACAGCATCCAGAACAAGGTGCATTAATCGTTGATGAAGTGGAGTTTCCTTGGCCTATCAAGCAAATGATCCTTCAGCATCATGAACGCCTAGATGGCTCTGGTTATCCCAAAGGATTAAAAGCTGACGACATCATACTTGAAGCTAAAATAATTGCTGTAGCCGACGTTGCAGATTCTATTCTAAGTCATCGACCGTATCGCCCATCTCTAGGCATGGAGGTGTTAACTCAAGAGTTACTTAAGGGTAGAGGTAAAGTGTTCGATGAAGTTATTGTTGATACTTGTCTTGAAATTTTGGCCGTTGAAGATTTTAAAGAAGAGCAATATGTCAGTGGCTTGCCACTAGCACCTGTGGTTTTTCTTGAAGAATTTCATACTCTTGAACACGCTGAGTCCATGATTAAAAAAGCTAAAATGGATGTAGCCGTAGTATTATCGGAAAAAGAACGTACCCCAATTGGCGTGATCGATAGTAATGTTTTAGCTTTTTGGCACAGCCCTTTTTTAGATACTGCAGCAGAGCGTGCGGTGGATAGAAGTTTACTTAATAAACGAGTGCATCAAGTGATGGTGCATAAAATGAATATGATTATCGATCATACCATTTTGCATGATGCCAAATTGATGATGGAAAAAACTAATGCTAGCTATTTGATTGTTCATAATGACAAGCAACAAGTCGTTGGTATGTTGACATGGCGGATTTTAGCCGCAGCATTGCTTAATAGATAA
- the purU gene encoding formyltetrahydrofolate deformylase has product MSHQSIKTDLSQLQRKVLITDCVDAKGLIAKITGVCFANQLNIIKNTEFVDHAQGRFFMRAELEGQFDDERLLSELRDVLPAKNHMKLVDMGKKRIVIMVTKEAHCLGDILMKSYYGGLDVEIAAVVGNYDVLQPLTEKFDIPFHFVSHEGLSRQEHEQAMLKVIKPYDPNFVVLAKYMRVLTPEFVTAFADKIINIHHSFLPAFIGASPYKQAWDRGVKIIGATAHFVNNNLDEGPIIKQDVISVDHSFSAAELAHNGRDVEKSVLSKALQLVLNEQVVVYGNKTVVF; this is encoded by the coding sequence GTGAGTCATCAATCCATAAAAACCGATCTAAGCCAACTACAACGCAAAGTATTAATTACCGATTGTGTCGATGCTAAAGGGTTAATAGCAAAAATTACCGGCGTATGTTTTGCCAATCAGCTCAATATTATTAAAAATACCGAATTTGTTGACCATGCTCAAGGACGCTTTTTTATGCGTGCTGAACTTGAGGGGCAATTTGATGATGAACGTTTGTTGAGTGAACTTCGTGATGTGTTACCTGCAAAAAATCATATGAAACTAGTCGATATGGGTAAAAAACGTATCGTGATCATGGTGACAAAAGAAGCTCATTGCTTGGGTGATATTTTAATGAAGTCCTATTATGGTGGTTTAGATGTTGAAATTGCAGCTGTAGTAGGTAATTACGATGTTTTGCAGCCATTAACTGAAAAGTTTGATATTCCATTTCATTTTGTCAGTCATGAAGGGTTAAGTCGCCAAGAGCATGAACAAGCTATGCTTAAAGTGATTAAGCCATATGATCCCAATTTTGTGGTACTAGCAAAATATATGCGAGTACTCACGCCAGAATTTGTGACTGCATTTGCAGATAAAATTATTAATATTCATCATTCATTTTTACCTGCTTTTATTGGTGCTTCACCGTATAAGCAAGCATGGGATCGCGGTGTTAAAATTATTGGTGCAACGGCGCATTTTGTTAATAATAATCTTGATGAGGGACCTATTATTAAACAAGACGTTATCTCGGTTGATCACAGTTTTAGTGCCGCAGAGTTAGCCCATAATGGCCGAGATGTAGAAAAAAGCGTATTAAGTAAAGCATTGCAATTAGTGCTAAATGAGCAAGTTGTGGTGTACGGAAATAAAACGGTTGTATTTTAA
- a CDS encoding PTS transporter subunit EIIC, translating into MDSQLAQRRHIGKRSVSLFTQQWFKFAQRLSQALLIPIAILPAAGLMLGITVNPLPFIPTELNTVLSAVGNLVFTMMPLLFSVAVAIGFCRDQGIAAFSAVFGFGVFLSTMGALTNIYGLVSRPLWGMQTIDTGIAGGMLVGAITCLAVNLSHHVKLPAIFSFFEGRRSAPIIVIPLSMVLAYLLVHVWPPLSTVIEHLSDWSVYQDPAIAFGVYGTVERLLIPLGLHHIWNAPVYLEVGQYINQGTVVRGEVARYLAGDPLAGNLAGGYLIKMWGLPAAALAIWRCADKPERNRVAGIMLSAATASWLTGVTEPIEFAFMFVAPILFIVHALLTGIAYSVCILLGIHHSIVFSHGLVDFTLLFSRSENTQWIWILGPLTGLIYYAIFRASILAFNLKTPGRIEQTDLPAEPKESLRAMIAALGGRDNIIEINACLTRLRISVNQANLIDKARLMRLGAKGVVVMGKGVQVVYGTKAESLRKLLQKYLDSRR; encoded by the coding sequence ATGGATAGCCAGTTGGCACAACGCCGTCACATCGGTAAGCGTAGCGTAAGCCTTTTTACACAACAGTGGTTTAAATTTGCCCAGCGTCTCAGTCAGGCGTTGCTAATACCTATTGCTATTTTACCTGCTGCAGGGTTGATGTTGGGAATAACGGTTAATCCGTTGCCATTTATTCCAACTGAATTAAATACTGTGCTGTCAGCGGTAGGTAATCTAGTTTTTACTATGATGCCTTTGTTGTTTAGTGTTGCTGTAGCCATTGGTTTTTGTCGTGATCAAGGGATTGCGGCGTTTTCCGCAGTATTTGGTTTTGGGGTGTTTTTATCCACTATGGGGGCCCTGACAAATATTTATGGCCTCGTATCGCGACCATTATGGGGCATGCAAACCATTGATACTGGTATCGCTGGTGGTATGTTAGTCGGCGCTATCACTTGTTTAGCTGTTAATCTCAGTCATCATGTAAAACTACCTGCTATATTTTCATTTTTTGAAGGTCGTCGCAGTGCCCCTATTATTGTTATCCCCCTGTCTATGGTATTGGCCTATCTATTAGTACATGTTTGGCCTCCCTTATCGACTGTTATTGAGCACCTTTCTGATTGGTCTGTTTATCAAGATCCCGCTATCGCCTTTGGGGTGTATGGTACTGTTGAGCGTTTACTCATTCCGCTAGGTTTGCATCATATTTGGAATGCCCCAGTTTATTTGGAAGTGGGGCAGTATATTAATCAAGGTACAGTGGTCAGAGGAGAAGTGGCACGTTATTTAGCCGGCGATCCGTTGGCGGGAAATCTCGCAGGGGGATACTTAATCAAAATGTGGGGGTTACCTGCCGCTGCACTGGCAATATGGCGTTGCGCAGATAAACCCGAACGTAACAGGGTAGCAGGAATTATGTTATCTGCGGCTACGGCAAGTTGGTTAACGGGGGTTACAGAGCCCATTGAATTCGCATTTATGTTTGTTGCTCCGATTCTATTTATCGTGCATGCCTTGTTGACAGGAATAGCTTATAGCGTGTGTATTTTGCTTGGTATTCACCATAGTATTGTCTTTTCACATGGCTTAGTTGATTTCACATTACTGTTTTCACGTTCAGAAAATACTCAGTGGATTTGGATACTTGGGCCACTTACTGGATTAATTTATTATGCTATTTTCAGGGCTAGCATTTTAGCGTTCAATTTGAAAACTCCTGGTCGAATAGAGCAAACAGATTTACCTGCTGAGCCTAAAGAAAGCCTGCGTGCGATGATTGCGGCTTTAGGTGGGCGTGACAATATTATTGAAATTAATGCCTGTTTAACCCGTTTACGAATTAGTGTTAACCAAGCTAATTTAATTGATAAAGCTCGGTTGATGCGTTTGGGGGCCAAAGGTGTTGTGGTAATGGGGAAAGGGGTGCAAGTCGTCTATGGTACTAAAGCCGAAAGTTTGCGTAAATTACTGCAAAAGTACCTCGATTCACGTCGATAA
- a CDS encoding flavodoxin, giving the protein MKKVNVVFGTVYGSAQFTAETVTKAIAKLGFTTKLWQPNELLDFVPPQDEFLIIVSSTTGHGDIPEDIAPWFNELKSAAPYLPALQYSLIGLGDSSYETFCGAIKKFDELLAELGAKPLTERLEIDACETMEPEIEAKTWIASWHNAVTSVSVA; this is encoded by the coding sequence ATGAAAAAGGTCAATGTTGTTTTTGGTACCGTTTATGGTAGCGCTCAATTTACTGCAGAAACAGTGACTAAGGCGATTGCAAAATTAGGTTTTACAACTAAGCTTTGGCAACCTAATGAATTATTAGATTTTGTACCTCCTCAAGACGAATTTTTAATTATAGTGTCATCAACCACGGGACACGGAGATATACCTGAAGATATTGCTCCGTGGTTTAATGAACTTAAATCCGCAGCACCTTATTTACCAGCATTGCAATACAGCTTAATAGGGCTAGGTGATTCAAGTTATGAAACCTTTTGTGGAGCGATAAAAAAGTTTGATGAGTTGCTAGCTGAGCTTGGCGCAAAGCCGCTTACTGAGCGATTAGAAATTGATGCCTGTGAAACAATGGAACCGGAAATAGAAGCTAAAACATGGATAGCCAGTTGGCACAACGCCGTCACATCGGTAAGCGTAGCGTAA